In Candidatus Tectomicrobia bacterium, the sequence CTCGGGCTCCGAAATGCTGGCGGCCCTCAAGACCCAGGTCAAGAAGTGGAACATCATCATCGTGGACAGTGCCCAGCCGGACGCCCTCGATCTCGTGAAGAAAATCCGGGAATCGGGGGGGGCCTCACTCAAAATCCTCATCCTCTTCTCGGGGCCGACCAAGGAAGAGGTCGTGAATGCCATTCAGGCGGGGGTCAATGACTTCCTCACCATGCCCTTCTCCCAGGCCACGGTGGAGGAGAAGCTGAACAAGCTCATGGGCGTGGAAAAAAAGACGTTCACGACCCCCCCCTCCATCTTCCAGCGCAAGCTCTAGCCGTCTTTCCCCCGTCTCCCGGGGCTCGGGGCCGGCGGCCTTCCCTCCCGGGGAGGCTTTTTTCGGAACCATCATGCACCGCTTCCTCCAGCGACTCCTGGCTTGGATATCCGGGCCCGCCGCCCCGCCCGGCCAGGACTCTGCCCGGCCTTTGTCCCTCCCCATGGCCCCGGCGGCGGGCGGCGCTCCGCCCGGCCTGGCCGAGACGCTCCGGGCCCACTTCCGCTGGGTGGAGACGGGCGGCAAGGAGGGCCGCCGGGCCGATTTCGGCGGAAAATCCCTGCGCCTCGCCAGCCTCTTCATGGCGAACCTCCGGGGGGCCGGCCTGCGCGGGGCCGATCTCCAGAAGGCGGAAATCCAGTGGGCGGACCTGGCGGGCGCGGACCTGGAGGGAGCCGATCTCGCCGGGGCGGACCTGTTCCAGTCGAACCTGGAGGGCGCCCGTCTCGCCCGGGCCTGCCTGAGGGAGGCGGGGCTCCTGTCCGCGAACGCCGCGGGGGCCGATTTCGAGGGAGCCGATCTGGAGGGGGCGGATTTGAGAGGAGCCTGTTTCCGGCGGGCCCGGCTCGCCGGAGCCCGCCTGGGCCGGGCGGACCTGCGCGGGGCGGACCTCTCGGGCGCGCGGGGGCTTTCGCCGGAGCAGCTCGCCTCGGCCCTGACGGACGATTCCACCCTCCTGCCGGGGAGCCCGGCCGGGAGCGGCGAGGAAAAATGAGCGCGGACCTCTCCCGGTTCCTCCTCTGGCTGCTCCCGCGGGGGGCGCGGCGGGCCTACGCGCGCGGCGCGAGCCTTCCGCAGGCGCTGGGGCTCTCGGGATCCGCGCCCAAGACCTTCGAGGAGGCGCTCGCGGCCCACCGCCTCTGGGCGGAGACGGGCGGGCAGAGCGGCGTGCGGGCCGACTTCACGGGCCAGGATTTTGGGGGCAAGGACCTTCGGGGAGCCATGCTCCGGACGGCCATCCTCGCCGGGGCCAATCTGGAGGGCGCCCGGGCGGAGAAGGCCGTGCTCCTGTCGGCCGATCTTCGGAAAGCCCGCCTCCGCGGGGCGTCCCTGCGGGGGGCGCTCTGCCTGGGGGCCGACCTGCGAGAGGCCGATCTCGAAGGGGCGGACCTGACGGGGGTCACCCTCCGGGCGGCCAAGCTCCAGGGGGCCGCCCTGTGGGGGGCCCGGCTGGACGGGGCCGACCTGCAGGGCGCGCACCTCGAGGGGGCGGACCTGCGGGACGCCTCCCTCGCGGGGGCCAATCTCGCGCGCGCCCATCTGGACGGCTCCGATCTCCGGGGGGCGGACCTCGCCGGGGCCCTGGAGATGCTCCCGGCCCAGGCCGCCTCCGCCGTGACGGACGGTTCCACCCGCCTTCCGGAATTCGGACCATCGGGAAATGATTCAAAATCATAGCACCCATCGCTGCCCGTATGTCCCGATCGCCCTATATTTCATATGATCTGTCGCCGGGTCCTTGGAGCGTCCAGCCGCGTCCGGAATCCTGGAATGAGAGGCAGACCCCCGGAATGAATCGAACCGGCTCCATCCTGGCCGCAGTTTTCCTGGCGGCCGCCTGCCTGGGGGCGGCGGCCCTCGCGCCGAGCCGGGTCCATGCCTTGAGCATGGCCGAGATGAAGCAGTTCTCCCAGGCCATGTCGGACATGACCCAGAGGATCCTGCAGACGGAGGAGGCGGCCCGGGGGCAAATCGCGCAGGCGAACGCGGAGATGGACGCGCAGGAGCGGGGCGCCTCCTCCCCGCCTGAGGCGCGGGCGGCCATCGGCCGCATCGAGGGCCACCTCCGGGCGGCGCGCGAGGGGCTCCAGGACGCCAAGGGGCAGATGAGCCGGCTCGCCGACCTTTACCAGCGGGAGCTGGCGCGGTCCCGCGGCGAGCGCAGGGGAAAGCCCGAATCCGAGGAAGACAAGCTCGCCACGGTCCGCTTCAACGAGGCCTACCGCGAGTCCGAGTCCCGTGCCGGGCGGGGATACGAGCAGGCCCTGTATGCCCTCATGCGGGCGGAGGAACGCTTCCTCGCCCTGAAGAAGAAGGCGAGCGGAGGCGTCCCGCCCGGGAACTAGCCCGGTTTCCGGCGGCGCCTGCCCAGCCGGGTCCTTCCACGCCGCGTGGCCCTCCGCCACCGCGGTTGCTATAATGATTTTTATTGGCCATTCCACCGCGCGGCGGGCGAGGGGAGCGGAGCTTCGGCCCCTGCCTTCGACGGAAGTCGCCGCGCCCGGGCCCGGCCCTCCTCCTTCCTGAATGGGTGAGCCGTGGAGACGCGCCGTCCCGACGACAAGCGCGCGGTCCCCGGCGGCCCGGGCGGGACGGCCATCGAGTTCAAGGCCGTCCACAAGTGGTTCGGCGAGAATCACGTGCTGCGCGACATCAACCTGGCCGTCCGGGCGGGGGAGGTGGTGGTGGTCTGCGGCCCCTCGGGGTCGGGCAAGTCCACCCTCATCCGCTGCGTGAACGGGCTGGAGCCCATCCAGTCGGGCGAGTTGCGCGTGCTGGGCGAGCGCATCAACCGCGCCGGAGTGGACATGCCCGCCCTCCGGTCGCGGGTGGGCATGGTCTTCCAGTCCTTCAACCTTTTCCCGCACATGACGGCGCTGGAGAACATCACCCTCGGCCCGATCAAGGTGAAGGGGGCTTCGCGGGAGGAGGCCGAGAGGGCGGGGCGCGGGCTGCTCGAGCGGGTGCGCATCCCCGACAAGGCCGGTGCCTATCCCGCGAACCTCTCGGGGGGCCAGCAGCAGCGGGTGGCCATCGCCCGGGCGCTCGCCATGCAGCCCGGGATCATGCTCTTCGACGAGCCGACCTCCGCCCTGGACCCCGAGATGATCAACGAGGTCCTCGACGTGATGACGGATCTGGCGAGGGACGGGATGACCATGATGGTCGTCACGCACGAGATGGGCTTCGCCCGGCGGGTGGCCAGCCGGGTCGTCTTCATGGACGGGGGGCAGGTGGTCGAGGAGGCGCCGCCCCAGGAGTTCTTCGCCGCGGCGCGGTCGGAGCGCGCGCGGGAGTTCCTGTCCAAGATACTCACCCACTGATCGCGATCGGAGGAAAGCCATGAGACGTCTGCTGACCGCTCTTCTGGCGCTGTCCCTGGCGGGCTGGGCCGCGCCGGCCGCCGCCGCCGAATCCACCCTCGAGAAGATCAGCCGCACCGGCACCCTCACCATCGGCACCCGGCGGGGCTCCCCGCCCTTCGGCTTCGTCAACGCCAAGAACGAGTGGGTGGGCTTCTCCATCGACCTGGTCGAGCAGGCCAT encodes:
- a CDS encoding pentapeptide repeat-containing protein is translated as MSADLSRFLLWLLPRGARRAYARGASLPQALGLSGSAPKTFEEALAAHRLWAETGGQSGVRADFTGQDFGGKDLRGAMLRTAILAGANLEGARAEKAVLLSADLRKARLRGASLRGALCLGADLREADLEGADLTGVTLRAAKLQGAALWGARLDGADLQGAHLEGADLRDASLAGANLARAHLDGSDLRGADLAGALEMLPAQAASAVTDGSTRLPEFGPSGNDSKS
- a CDS encoding pentapeptide repeat-containing protein, whose protein sequence is MHRFLQRLLAWISGPAAPPGQDSARPLSLPMAPAAGGAPPGLAETLRAHFRWVETGGKEGRRADFGGKSLRLASLFMANLRGAGLRGADLQKAEIQWADLAGADLEGADLAGADLFQSNLEGARLARACLREAGLLSANAAGADFEGADLEGADLRGACFRRARLAGARLGRADLRGADLSGARGLSPEQLASALTDDSTLLPGSPAGSGEEK
- a CDS encoding response regulator, giving the protein MKMSDLNLVVIQKQDVGRDVLRDILRRCGLKSLQMFSSGSEMLAALKTQVKKWNIIIVDSAQPDALDLVKKIRESGGASLKILILFSGPTKEEVVNAIQAGVNDFLTMPFSQATVEEKLNKLMGVEKKTFTTPPSIFQRKL
- a CDS encoding amino acid ABC transporter ATP-binding protein — protein: MEFKAVHKWFGENHVLRDINLAVRAGEVVVVCGPSGSGKSTLIRCVNGLEPIQSGELRVLGERINRAGVDMPALRSRVGMVFQSFNLFPHMTALENITLGPIKVKGASREEAERAGRGLLERVRIPDKAGAYPANLSGGQQQRVAIARALAMQPGIMLFDEPTSALDPEMINEVLDVMTDLARDGMTMMVVTHEMGFARRVASRVVFMDGGQVVEEAPPQEFFAAARSERAREFLSKILTH